In one window of Photobacterium leiognathi DNA:
- a CDS encoding BufA1 family periplasmic bufferin-type metallophore translates to MNKVNKLALASAMTGLIALAGSVASTSAVAGEAKEKCYGVAKAGKNDCATKTSSCSGTSKVDGQKDAFITVPKGMCDRLQGGSTESA, encoded by the coding sequence ATGAACAAAGTAAATAAGTTAGCACTGGCATCAGCAATGACAGGTTTAATCGCATTAGCAGGTAGTGTTGCCTCTACCTCCGCAGTTGCTGGAGAAGCGAAAGAAAAATGCTATGGCGTAGCAAAAGCTGGGAAAAATGACTGTGCGACCAAAACCTCATCTTGTTCCGGTACCTCAAAAGTAGATGGTCAAAAAGATGCCTTTATTACGGTACCAAAAGGTATGTGTGACCGCCTTCAAGGTGGCTCTACAGAGTCAGCATAA
- the rarD gene encoding EamA family transporter RarD: MEDNNNLAKRGIILAIAAYTMWGIAPIYFKSLSQVTALEILSHRVIWSFFFLALIIIIGRQRHRVSAILKQPKTLFLLLISALLVGCNWLIFIWAVNNDYILDASLGYYINPLLNVLLGMLVLGERLRPLQWGAVLIAAIGVIAELIQFGSLPWIAFALAISFGFYGLLRKKINIDAQTGLFIETCVLLPLAAIYLIFITDSPTANLDQNPLDLNLLLFAAGIVTTLPLLCFTGAATKLKFSTLGFFQYIGPSLMFILAIFLYQEPFKLEHGITFGCIWFALLLFSVDGIRTHRLQSSQVKRHRKVP; the protein is encoded by the coding sequence ATGGAAGATAACAACAATCTAGCAAAACGTGGCATCATTCTCGCTATTGCTGCCTACACCATGTGGGGCATCGCACCGATTTATTTTAAATCACTATCACAAGTCACTGCCTTGGAGATCCTGAGCCATCGTGTGATTTGGTCATTCTTTTTTCTCGCCCTGATCATCATCATCGGTCGTCAACGCCATCGTGTTAGCGCGATCTTAAAGCAGCCCAAAACCCTCTTTTTACTCCTCATCTCAGCTCTATTAGTTGGCTGTAATTGGCTTATTTTTATCTGGGCGGTGAATAATGATTATATTTTGGATGCAAGCTTAGGGTATTACATCAACCCACTGCTAAACGTGTTGCTTGGGATGCTTGTGTTAGGGGAAAGGTTACGCCCGCTGCAATGGGGAGCGGTACTGATTGCTGCCATCGGCGTGATTGCCGAGCTGATCCAATTTGGCTCACTACCATGGATAGCTTTTGCCCTTGCGATCAGTTTTGGCTTTTATGGTTTGCTTCGTAAGAAAATCAATATTGATGCCCAAACGGGTCTTTTTATTGAAACTTGCGTTCTGCTACCGCTAGCAGCCATTTACCTTATCTTTATTACTGATAGCCCTACAGCCAACCTTGACCAAAACCCACTGGATTTAAACCTATTACTTTTTGCCGCAGGTATTGTGACCACCTTACCACTGCTGTGTTTTACTGGCGCTGCCACCAAGTTGAAATTCTCGACCTTAGGTTTCTTCCAATATATTGGCCCGAGTTTGATGTTTATTCTCGCCATTTTTCTTTATCAAGAACCGTTTAAATTAGAGCATGGGATCACCTTTGGCTGTATTTGGTTCGCCCTGCTGTTGTTCAGTGTTGATGGTATTCGTACTCACCGTTTGCAGTCTTCTCAAGTGAAACGACACCGTAAAGTACCGTGA
- a CDS encoding DUF484 family protein: MTTLSQQTCSSGDELNEVLNEQTVLTYLRNNPTFFSHQAEWLSEVRIPHQARGTVSLVDIQLERLRLRIAELEQQQATLLVNATKSGELSVMFSNAQIQLLQCHNIYQVLTIVEALAEQLQLSVCLRLFDTDDELLYLARHRFNDFYRSRLVQDRPYLGRLRRPEAELLFAHPPQLGSFIVLPLGRSAANGVLSFASADGGHFQPEMDTLFVEQLATTISHLIEHWQYTREVID; the protein is encoded by the coding sequence ATGACAACACTTTCTCAGCAAACTTGTTCATCAGGGGATGAATTGAACGAGGTGCTGAATGAGCAAACAGTACTCACTTATTTGCGAAATAATCCCACTTTTTTCTCACACCAAGCGGAGTGGTTAAGTGAGGTGCGGATCCCCCATCAAGCTCGTGGTACAGTCTCTTTAGTCGATATTCAACTTGAGCGGCTGCGACTACGGATTGCTGAATTAGAGCAACAACAAGCAACATTGCTAGTTAACGCTACGAAAAGTGGCGAATTATCGGTTATGTTCTCGAATGCTCAAATACAATTATTACAATGCCATAATATCTATCAGGTACTCACCATTGTTGAAGCGTTAGCCGAGCAATTACAGTTGTCGGTTTGTCTGCGTTTGTTCGACACGGATGATGAACTGCTGTATCTAGCGCGTCACCGATTTAATGATTTTTATCGCTCTCGCTTAGTGCAGGATCGCCCTTATTTAGGTCGTTTACGTCGTCCTGAGGCTGAATTATTGTTTGCTCATCCGCCACAGTTAGGTTCATTCATTGTATTGCCCTTAGGTCGCTCAGCAGCCAATGGGGTGTTGAGTTTTGCCAGTGCCGATGGTGGGCATTTTCAACCAGAGATGGATACCTTGTTTGTTGAGCAATTAGCGACAACCATCAGTCATCTGATAGAGCATTGGCAATATACCCGTGAGGTTATTGACTAG
- the xerC gene encoding tyrosine recombinase XerC, translating into MLPRNLEQPLERFYEYLRSERELSLHTQQNYKRQLTRIAEQLMELKVESWQQVDAGWVRQIASKGMRDGLKASSLAMRLSALRSFFDFLVHQNVLKANPAKGVAAPRKSRPLPKNLDVDEMNQLLDVNEDDPLAIRDRAMMELMYGAGLRLSELVGIDLRNISLSKGDLRVIGKGDKERIVPFSGLAREWVAKWLKLRDSIAQADEQALFVSKLGHRISTRNVQKRMAEWGQKQAVSSHINPHKLRHSFATHMLESSGDLRAVQELLGHANLSTTQIYTHLDFQHLAKVYDEAHPRAKKRNK; encoded by the coding sequence ATGTTACCCCGCAATTTGGAACAACCCCTTGAGCGTTTCTACGAGTATTTACGTAGTGAGCGTGAACTCAGTTTACATACCCAACAAAACTACAAGCGCCAATTAACCCGTATTGCAGAGCAATTAATGGAGTTAAAAGTAGAGAGCTGGCAGCAAGTTGATGCAGGCTGGGTACGTCAAATTGCCAGTAAAGGGATGCGTGATGGCTTAAAGGCCAGCAGCTTAGCCATGCGTCTTTCTGCATTGCGGAGTTTCTTTGATTTTCTGGTTCATCAAAACGTATTAAAAGCTAATCCTGCGAAAGGCGTGGCGGCTCCTCGTAAATCGCGTCCATTGCCGAAAAATCTTGATGTTGATGAAATGAATCAACTGCTGGATGTGAACGAAGATGATCCATTAGCTATCCGTGATCGGGCTATGATGGAGCTGATGTACGGTGCGGGTTTACGTTTATCTGAATTAGTCGGTATCGATCTGCGTAATATTAGCCTGAGTAAAGGGGATTTACGGGTGATCGGTAAGGGTGATAAAGAGCGTATTGTACCGTTTTCAGGGCTTGCTCGTGAGTGGGTAGCAAAGTGGCTTAAACTCCGAGATTCAATCGCTCAAGCTGACGAACAAGCGCTATTTGTATCTAAACTCGGACATCGTATATCAACCCGTAATGTGCAAAAAAGGATGGCGGAATGGGGACAAAAACAAGCGGTATCAAGCCATATTAATCCTCATAAATTACGCCACAGCTTTGCCACCCATATGCTCGAATCCAGTGGTGATCTCCGTGCTGTACAAGAATTGCTTGGACATGCGAATTTATCGACGACACAGATCTATACTCATTTGGATTTCCAACATTTGGCAAAAGTGTACGATGAAGCCCATCCTCGAGCGAAGAAACGTAATAAGTAA
- a CDS encoding DoxX family protein, with product MDSFIRRIDPVFSFLTTPLIPVLLLFTRLWVAWVFFQSGMIKFSSWDSTLYLFENEYQVPFMSWLWAAYIGTAVEMIVPIFLTLGLFTRPMALLLFVFNAIAVVSYPVLWEQGFYDHQLWGMMLLVNVIWGAGSLSLDHILNRQTPQHSSC from the coding sequence ATGGATAGTTTTATTCGCCGTATCGATCCCGTTTTTTCATTCTTAACCACTCCACTTATCCCAGTGCTTTTGCTCTTTACACGGCTATGGGTTGCGTGGGTCTTTTTCCAATCGGGCATGATCAAGTTTTCTAGCTGGGATAGCACCTTGTACCTATTTGAAAACGAGTATCAAGTCCCCTTTATGTCTTGGCTGTGGGCTGCCTATATTGGTACTGCCGTTGAAATGATTGTGCCTATTTTCCTTACGTTAGGGTTATTTACTCGACCAATGGCACTGTTACTTTTCGTTTTTAATGCTATAGCAGTAGTCTCTTACCCTGTATTGTGGGAGCAAGGTTTTTACGATCACCAGCTATGGGGAATGATGTTATTGGTCAATGTCATTTGGGGTGCTGGCAGCCTTTCATTAGATCACATCCTCAATCGCCAAACACCACAACATTCATCTTGTTAA
- the uvrD gene encoding DNA helicase II → MDVSLLLDGLNDKQREAVAAPLGNHLVLAGAGSGKTRVLVHRIAWLLSVEQASPYSIMSVTFTNKAAAEMRGRINELMQGSSAGMWNGTFHGLCHRMLRAHYLDARLPEDFNILDSDDQMRLLRRLIKAQNLDEKHWPARQAAWYINAKKDEGLRPKHVETYNDPVEKTWLRIYSAYQEACDRAGMVDFAELLLRSYELLRDNKHIREHYQARFKHILVDEFQDTNSIQFAWLRLMAGPDCHVMIVGDDDQSIYGWRGAKVENIQRFLNEFNEASSIFLEQNYRSTGNILNAANELIANNNERMGKKLWTEGGEGEPISLYSAFNELDEARFAVGKIKEWRDQGGSLNETAFLYRSNAQSRVLEEALIQAGLPYRIYGGMRFFERQEIKDALSYMRLISNRNDDASFERVVNTPTRGLGDRTLETIRLAARDRGLTMWQASIALLEEQVLAGRAGNALRRFIELINALEDDTAELPMYQQTDEVIRNSGLRAMYEQEKGEKAQARIENLEELVTATRQFEIPEEAEDMSPLAAFLAHAALEAGDGQADDFEDAVQLMTMHSAKGLEFPVVFMVGVEEGMFPSSRTTEEVGRLEEERRLCYVGMTRAMQKLYITYAEMRRLYGKDNFHKPSRFIREIPEQFVEEVRMKAQVSRPASSGRFSQAQVNNNFNETGFNLGQRVEHPKFGEGTIINFEGSGAQSRVQVAFNGEGIKWLVTQYAKLTPM, encoded by the coding sequence ATGGACGTTTCACTCCTATTAGATGGGCTCAATGATAAACAAAGAGAAGCGGTGGCAGCACCGTTGGGTAACCACCTCGTACTAGCGGGTGCAGGCAGTGGTAAAACACGTGTGCTGGTTCATCGCATTGCTTGGTTGTTATCGGTAGAGCAAGCGTCACCGTATTCGATCATGTCGGTGACCTTTACCAATAAAGCGGCAGCAGAAATGCGTGGTCGTATTAATGAGTTAATGCAAGGCTCCAGCGCGGGGATGTGGAATGGTACTTTCCACGGCTTATGTCACCGTATGTTGCGTGCCCATTACCTTGATGCTCGTCTGCCTGAAGATTTCAATATTCTTGATTCTGACGATCAGATGCGTCTATTGCGCCGTTTGATCAAAGCACAGAATTTAGATGAAAAACATTGGCCTGCCCGCCAAGCTGCGTGGTACATCAATGCCAAAAAAGATGAAGGTTTACGTCCTAAGCACGTAGAGACTTATAACGATCCGGTGGAGAAAACTTGGCTGCGTATTTATAGCGCTTACCAAGAAGCCTGTGATCGTGCGGGTATGGTGGATTTTGCCGAGTTATTGCTGCGATCTTACGAGTTATTGCGTGATAACAAGCATATTCGTGAACATTATCAAGCGCGCTTTAAGCATATTTTGGTGGACGAGTTCCAAGATACCAACAGCATTCAGTTTGCGTGGCTACGCTTAATGGCAGGGCCTGATTGCCATGTGATGATTGTTGGTGATGATGATCAGTCGATCTATGGTTGGCGTGGTGCGAAGGTAGAAAATATTCAACGTTTCTTAAATGAATTTAACGAAGCGTCGTCGATCTTCCTTGAGCAAAACTACCGTTCAACAGGCAATATTTTGAACGCTGCCAACGAACTTATCGCCAATAACAACGAGCGTATGGGTAAGAAGCTGTGGACGGAAGGCGGTGAAGGTGAGCCGATTTCACTTTACTCTGCGTTTAACGAGCTTGATGAAGCACGCTTTGCGGTGGGCAAAATCAAAGAGTGGCGTGATCAGGGTGGTAGCTTGAACGAAACGGCTTTCTTGTACCGTAGTAACGCCCAATCTCGCGTATTGGAAGAAGCATTGATTCAAGCAGGTTTGCCGTATCGTATTTACGGTGGTATGCGCTTCTTCGAACGCCAAGAAATTAAAGATGCGTTGTCTTACATGCGTTTGATCTCAAACCGTAACGATGATGCGTCCTTTGAGCGTGTGGTGAATACCCCAACCCGTGGTTTGGGGGATCGCACCTTAGAAACCATTCGTTTAGCCGCGCGAGATCGTGGCTTAACCATGTGGCAAGCAAGTATTGCGCTGCTGGAAGAGCAAGTATTGGCTGGTCGTGCAGGTAATGCCCTGCGTCGTTTTATCGAGCTTATTAATGCGCTTGAAGACGACACCGCTGAATTGCCAATGTACCAACAAACTGACGAAGTGATCCGTAACTCCGGTTTACGTGCGATGTATGAGCAAGAAAAAGGCGAAAAAGCTCAAGCTCGTATAGAGAACTTAGAAGAATTGGTGACCGCGACCCGTCAGTTTGAGATCCCAGAAGAAGCCGAAGACATGAGCCCGTTAGCGGCGTTCTTAGCCCATGCTGCGTTAGAAGCGGGTGACGGTCAGGCGGATGATTTTGAAGATGCGGTACAGCTGATGACTATGCACAGCGCCAAAGGTCTAGAGTTCCCTGTTGTGTTTATGGTTGGTGTGGAAGAGGGCATGTTCCCAAGTTCACGTACCACCGAAGAAGTGGGACGTTTAGAAGAAGAGCGTCGTTTGTGTTACGTGGGTATGACCCGTGCGATGCAAAAGCTGTATATCACCTATGCAGAAATGCGTCGTTTATATGGCAAAGATAATTTCCATAAACCATCACGTTTTATTCGTGAAATTCCCGAGCAGTTCGTAGAAGAAGTGCGTATGAAAGCGCAAGTGTCACGTCCTGCAAGCAGTGGTCGTTTTAGCCAAGCGCAAGTAAATAACAACTTCAATGAGACGGGCTTTAATCTAGGTCAGCGTGTTGAGCATCCAAAATTTGGTGAAGGCACCATCATTAATTTTGAAGGCAGTGGCGCACAAAGTCGTGTGCAAGTTGCGTTTAATGGTGAAGGCATTAAATGGTTGGTGACCCAGTATGCGAAGCTAACACCAATGTAA
- the bufB gene encoding MNIO family bufferin maturase, which translates to MNTHVLTDLIGVGLRSPHHQDFIEQFPSVGWLEIHSENFFNRHTPQYQQLMTLIEHYPISCHGIGLSLGSADPINLEHVKQLKQLIDVVNPIMVSDHLSWSSIDGQYFNDLLPLPYTKQALDLFCQKVVQVQDLLNRQILIENPSSYLSFAHSVIPEWEFLTTVQQRTGCGLLLDLNNIYVNSFNHQFDCQTYLNAINPETVKEIHLAGFTVKHFPQGEIWIDTHNQPVSEPVWQLYRQWVEQHGKHFPTLIEWDADLPPLERLLAEAAKADVILKREHHHEICCKERSSPHPTILCQSTTISR; encoded by the coding sequence ATGAACACGCATGTGTTAACAGATTTGATTGGGGTGGGCTTACGCTCACCGCATCATCAAGATTTCATCGAGCAGTTTCCAAGCGTGGGCTGGTTAGAAATTCATAGTGAAAACTTTTTTAACCGCCATACACCACAGTACCAGCAACTCATGACTCTCATAGAGCACTATCCCATCAGCTGTCACGGTATTGGGTTATCACTGGGCTCTGCCGATCCCATTAACCTTGAGCATGTCAAACAACTCAAACAACTGATCGATGTAGTTAATCCAATCATGGTTTCCGATCACCTCAGTTGGAGTTCGATCGACGGCCAATATTTTAATGATTTACTACCGTTACCTTATACCAAACAAGCGTTAGATCTTTTTTGTCAGAAAGTTGTGCAAGTTCAAGATCTGCTTAATCGACAAATACTTATTGAGAACCCATCCAGTTATCTAAGCTTTGCACATTCTGTAATACCTGAATGGGAATTTTTAACCACCGTACAACAACGCACAGGATGTGGCTTGTTATTGGATTTAAATAACATTTACGTCAATAGCTTTAATCATCAGTTTGATTGCCAAACCTACTTAAATGCCATTAACCCAGAAACAGTAAAAGAGATCCACTTAGCAGGCTTTACCGTCAAACATTTTCCGCAAGGAGAGATCTGGATTGACACCCATAACCAGCCTGTTAGTGAGCCCGTGTGGCAACTTTACCGTCAATGGGTAGAGCAGCACGGTAAACATTTTCCCACCTTGATTGAATGGGATGCGGATTTACCACCATTAGAAAGATTACTCGCTGAAGCGGCTAAAGCAGACGTTATTCTGAAACGAGAACATCATCATGAAATATGCTGTAAAGAACGATCTTCACCACATCCAACAATCCTTTGCCAAAGCACTACAATATCGAGATAG
- a CDS encoding HvfC/BufC N-terminal domain-containing protein, with translation MKYAVKNDLHHIQQSFAKALQYRDSSVSQSINANHFSAEQRLQIYRNNFILSLTEILAAVYPTVKAMIGHDCFVQLARLHILHSPLSEGDVSMYGEGFHVTIAKSPTVNKALPYLIDLAQLEWYRDIASRMPIQQHQFPLEKLQQLQNSNDLDAFGRHYFHIPDATYVLNSPYNVGALWQLVQNEMLETTQTTPSANNDPFAELDINQPQTILIQQRNRYIFTQGISAQLGALLIHCQQQKPLNQASDEMLAQLPYLLQYQLVNDILEANDG, from the coding sequence ATGAAATATGCTGTAAAGAACGATCTTCACCACATCCAACAATCCTTTGCCAAAGCACTACAATATCGAGATAGCTCGGTATCTCAATCGATCAATGCCAACCACTTTAGTGCTGAGCAACGACTACAAATTTACCGTAATAATTTTATTCTTAGTCTCACTGAGATCTTAGCGGCCGTGTATCCCACCGTAAAAGCCATGATTGGACATGATTGCTTTGTCCAATTAGCAAGGCTGCATATTCTTCATTCACCACTGAGTGAAGGTGATGTCAGCATGTATGGTGAAGGATTTCATGTCACGATCGCAAAAAGCCCAACGGTCAATAAAGCCTTACCTTATCTCATCGATCTTGCGCAATTGGAGTGGTATCGAGATATCGCAAGCCGTATGCCTATCCAGCAACATCAATTCCCATTAGAAAAACTCCAGCAACTGCAAAACAGCAATGATCTTGATGCTTTTGGGCGCCATTATTTTCATATTCCAGACGCGACCTATGTGCTGAATAGCCCTTATAACGTTGGTGCATTGTGGCAACTAGTGCAAAACGAGATGTTGGAAACAACACAAACAACACCATCAGCTAACAACGATCCCTTTGCTGAGCTAGATATTAATCAGCCGCAAACTATCCTTATTCAGCAGCGCAACCGATATATTTTTACCCAAGGTATTTCAGCCCAATTAGGTGCACTACTCATCCATTGCCAACAACAAAAACCACTGAATCAAGCCTCAGATGAAATGCTAGCGCAGCTACCTTATTTACTTCAGTACCAATTGGTTAACGATATCTTGGAGGCTAACGATGGATAG
- the ggt gene encoding gamma-glutamyltransferase: MPRFAPPFALLLSACCFSLPVFANEASQASDNIEPEPTISQQSQQLVKGKEWMIATANKYASEAGADVLSKGGSAVDAMITAQLILGLVEPQSSGIGGGGFLVYWDSDNNQMTTFDGRETAPFAATPRLFQDNQGKPLKFYDAVVGGRSVGTPGTIKLLWRSHQQYGKLAWKSLFLPAIKLAKDGFIVSPRLAAMIEQDAQHLSRYPATKAYFFDNDGTPIKAGTKLTNPAYANTLRQIADYGPKAFYQGDIARDIVEAVQQEEGNPGVLNTMDLASYSVKQREPICAPYRQYQVCGMGPPSSGALTLGQILAMLNHYPLAKLGADNVESWRLIGDASRLAFADRGRYMADNDYVPMPTRGLLDPTYIAQRAALLQGKQALTKVEPGSPPWDHAQKQTSNEAIELPSTTHLSIVDKEGNVVSLTSTIENSFGSRLMVRGFLLNNELTDFSFRSQIDGVPVANRIEPGKRPRSSMTPTIVMKDNQPVLTIGSPGGSQIIGYVAKTLVAYLDWGMDLQQAINLPNMNNRFGTFELEQNTAATAWAPKLEKLGYKTQIKDLNSGIQAISIAPEQLTSAADPRREGKVISR; encoded by the coding sequence ATGCCAAGGTTTGCCCCACCTTTTGCCCTGTTATTGAGTGCTTGTTGTTTTTCATTACCTGTTTTTGCCAATGAAGCATCACAAGCCTCTGATAATATTGAGCCAGAACCAACCATTAGTCAGCAATCTCAGCAACTGGTGAAGGGTAAAGAATGGATGATCGCCACTGCTAATAAATATGCCAGCGAAGCAGGAGCTGATGTTTTAAGTAAAGGCGGCAGTGCAGTGGATGCGATGATCACTGCACAATTGATTTTAGGCTTAGTAGAGCCTCAATCGTCAGGTATTGGTGGCGGTGGGTTCTTGGTTTATTGGGATAGCGACAACAACCAAATGACAACCTTTGATGGTCGAGAAACCGCACCTTTTGCTGCCACTCCCCGTTTGTTTCAAGACAATCAAGGTAAACCGCTAAAATTCTATGATGCAGTTGTTGGTGGGCGCTCAGTCGGCACGCCGGGCACCATTAAACTCTTGTGGCGAAGCCATCAGCAATACGGCAAATTAGCGTGGAAGAGCCTATTTTTACCTGCGATTAAATTGGCAAAAGATGGCTTTATTGTCAGCCCTCGATTAGCGGCAATGATTGAGCAAGATGCACAGCATTTAAGTCGTTATCCAGCAACCAAAGCCTACTTTTTTGATAATGATGGCACCCCTATAAAAGCAGGCACTAAGCTAACCAACCCTGCTTATGCTAACACCTTACGCCAAATTGCTGATTACGGCCCCAAAGCGTTTTATCAGGGTGATATTGCCCGTGATATTGTCGAAGCCGTACAGCAAGAAGAAGGCAATCCAGGGGTATTAAATACCATGGATCTTGCCAGCTATAGCGTCAAACAACGAGAGCCTATTTGTGCTCCTTATCGTCAATATCAAGTGTGTGGCATGGGGCCACCAAGCTCTGGCGCACTGACATTAGGACAAATATTGGCAATGCTAAATCATTATCCGCTGGCGAAATTAGGCGCTGATAATGTCGAAAGCTGGCGCTTAATTGGTGATGCTTCACGCCTTGCGTTTGCCGATCGTGGTCGCTATATGGCTGACAATGATTATGTACCCATGCCAACCCGAGGCTTATTAGATCCAACTTACATAGCGCAACGTGCGGCATTACTACAGGGCAAGCAAGCATTAACCAAAGTAGAGCCAGGCTCGCCACCATGGGATCATGCGCAGAAACAAACGAGCAATGAAGCGATTGAGCTGCCATCGACCACTCATCTATCCATTGTTGATAAAGAAGGCAATGTGGTATCGCTCACCTCTACCATTGAAAACAGCTTTGGCTCACGTTTGATGGTCCGTGGCTTTTTACTTAATAACGAGCTCACGGATTTCTCATTCCGTAGCCAAATTGATGGTGTCCCTGTTGCCAATCGCATTGAGCCGGGCAAGCGTCCACGCTCGTCAATGACACCGACGATAGTGATGAAAGATAATCAACCGGTACTGACCATTGGCTCTCCGGGTGGCAGTCAGATCATCGGTTATGTCGCCAAAACGCTGGTCGCTTACCTGGATTGGGGAATGGATTTACAGCAAGCGATCAATCTACCGAACATGAATAACCGTTTTGGCACCTTTGAATTAGAGCAAAACACCGCAGCAACTGCGTGGGCACCGAAACTCGAAAAACTGGGTTATAAAACCCAAATCAAAGATCTGAATTCGGGTATTCAAGCCATTAGCATTGCTCCAGAGCAGCTCACCAGTGCCGCCGATCCACGCCGAGAAGGCAAAGTGATCAGCCGATAA
- the yigB gene encoding 5-amino-6-(5-phospho-D-ribitylamino)uracil phosphatase YigB: MHFYRQLTPFRALSFDLDDTLYDNRPVIQRVEQAMFTWLTQRLPPHIAVDVNSWQRLKQQLATADPMLRHDVSAWRVETLKIGFMQLGVRLKQAEALAQQGLEVALEVRNQVDVPDETHRVLKALSAHFPLIGLTNGNVDAKKIGLAPYFVEVFQAGKDGLAKPEADLFNLATQTLQLPASSILHVGDHLKTDVYGAKLHGFQACWFNDQNKPILQQSKALTLPDVEISQLSQLLTIVGLEQ; the protein is encoded by the coding sequence ATGCATTTTTACCGTCAATTAACGCCATTTCGTGCACTTTCCTTCGATCTTGACGACACCTTATATGACAACCGTCCGGTGATCCAACGGGTAGAGCAAGCGATGTTTACATGGTTAACGCAGCGCTTGCCGCCGCATATCGCAGTGGATGTAAATTCATGGCAGAGGTTAAAACAACAACTTGCAACTGCTGATCCTATGCTAAGGCATGATGTCAGTGCGTGGCGTGTCGAGACGTTGAAAATTGGCTTTATGCAGTTAGGTGTTCGTTTAAAACAAGCTGAAGCGTTGGCACAACAAGGGCTTGAGGTTGCGCTTGAAGTGCGTAATCAAGTCGATGTTCCTGATGAAACGCACCGAGTATTAAAAGCGTTAAGTGCGCATTTTCCTTTGATTGGGTTAACCAATGGCAATGTGGATGCAAAAAAAATTGGCTTAGCGCCGTATTTTGTCGAAGTGTTTCAAGCTGGGAAAGATGGCTTAGCTAAACCTGAAGCAGATTTATTTAACTTGGCGACACAGACATTACAGTTGCCTGCATCTTCGATTTTACATGTAGGCGATCATCTAAAAACTGATGTCTATGGCGCGAAATTACATGGCTTTCAAGCCTGTTGGTTTAACGATCAAAACAAGCCCATTTTACAGCAATCGAAAGCACTGACGTTACCTGATGTCGAGATCTCGCAGCTATCACAGTTACTTACGATAGTTGGACTCGAGCAATAA